The segment ttatctctCATTAGAGCCTAGTTTCATGTTTATCACTGAGAGTACTAAAAgcatattttctttcttttcaaggAAAAGATTATAAAGGGAGAGGGAGGTGAAACCAAAAAAGAGAAAActtctaaaataagtttatttgtTTCTCATTCTTTATTACTAACACTTATCGAAGCACAATGTCTCCTTAATCATATTCTTCATGTTCTGATTAAACatggtaattttatttatgaacaaTACCGATATCTTCTTAATCATCTACTTATCCTTCTATTAATTACCAACCAGCCCCATGGGGAGTAATAAAATGGAACCCCAGTCTTCCCCTACCGAAGCAATTTATATATCTTTCTTTGTTTCCAGATCAAAGACCGTCATCACCAGcactcatcatatacattatacattattCCCTTCTAGATTACATATCTTATTAAAACTAAACAGATAATAGGTTGTTCCTCAGCAAATGCATAAAAATTCATACCCTCATAAACAGAAGTCAGGAACAAATTACTAAAACAGCATGAATAACGTTCTTCATTTCACTATCTTTTTTCAGTAACCAGTGTCACCTAGTACTACAAGAGAGGAAATAACCTTCCAGTAAAACCAAACAATTGCCAGGAATTTCTACAAATGGCAGATTTTATTAGTAATCACGATAAAGGCATGGTCTTTTCAACTACTAAATCAGACTTCACAGGTCATTCACCGTATGATCGCAATAAAATCCtcaattatgcaaaaaaaaaatttagttagaAAACTAAGTTTGATATTCTATGCAATTACACTACAAGCCGAGTGTGAAATACTCAAAACCTCACCAGAtgcacaaaatcacaaattaatCCAAGCATGGAGGAAAGTGTGAAAAATAGAGTTAGGAAGTTTCATACTGAAGAAGATCCTGGAGCTGTTGTTGGCGAGTACGAGGGTTGATCCCTTTGCGCAGCACATTATCCGCCATATGGAGTCCATTACCTTCGATCTGTTTCTTCACCCACTCTATATCCTCTGTTGACGTCGAGATCCGTTCTCCGGTGCCGGATCTGTAGCCACCACCGCCACTGACGGCGGTGGTTGTAGCGACAGGGCAATTACACGGTGGTGGTgaggagaaaagaaaaaagaataatacgGCGGAAAAGGCGGCGCCGGAGAGGAGCAGCACCGGCAGAGATACTACCACTCCCTTCGATGAGGACGATAGCAGAGCCATAAGAGTGGTGATATGTTTCTGCGTTTCAGTATTTGTAGATTTTGTAGTTCAATAATGGCGCACAACTGTGAGCTCGGGATCTATTGTACCATCTGTTTAGCAGATCGTACatttcactcttttttttttccgatTGCAACTTTTATATGGTTGATGATAAAATATCAcaaataatgttaaaaaaaaaaaaggaaacggtcattttctttttatcagaataaatggaaaagaagttcattcttttaaaaCGAATGgagtataatatattatatatgatattcTTTTGTCAtcgtaattatatattttttctttttgaagaaatgtttataatattatgaaatatatgttagtttgtaaATTTGATTTCATGCTTTAAAATAGTTAATTTCGTATATTTAATAGTTTCACAAGAAATTTAttagattttaaatatatttaaaaaataacgaTAAAACAATGAAATTAAGAAGAATCTCATTATGATCTGAAATTAGTTAAATTCATGTTTATAGTGATTCCTTGTATTAGTTTCAAGTGTGGCCacaattgatttgtattttaaaagtttttggAGCTTTAATTTTTCAATCTGATAAAATTGAAATGTTACAAAGAAGATTAGCAAGATTCTTCTACGAAAATAACATtcataaatcaataaataattcaaacttTATAATAATGTTTTATAGCCTAGTGATTTCATACAATTTGAAAGGAtaagacaaaataaattatcataaactTAGTTAAGTTTTCTtgaacattttttaattttgtacttTGAATTATCAAGTatgtgaaatttttattaaaattatgatcaattatTTATCAAAGTACACCTTAATCATCAATTGTTCACATTTTCTATTTGAAtagataatatttcaaattagaaaaaataaacatttaatattaataaagtattttaatGGTGAGgatctaaataaaaaatttgcagGACTGTGATAGAGTTACTAACATCTTGATAACATTTATATAAAGTgttttataaatatgtatttattattatcgcgtatgaattatattattagtgTTAAATAAAGTGCGCTTGTTGTAATATCTCAGTGTTACAACGACTCATTACCCTGTGTGAAGCTTACGATTTCAATTTTGCAATTAAACTGAattaaatcacaattttttgaaaattatggagtcaacaatattttttaaataaataaaattaaatagtacaagtatataaatcaaataagtTAAACATATTTACACAAAAAAAGCTTTAAATGACTCAACGTCTTCACCAATCTTTTCTTTTGTCCCTTCCAATTGTTGTTTCAACATTAAGAGCCAATTCAAATTTTGACATTGTTCAACATCTATACGCTTCACCCAATTGTGGAGACTATTCTTCTTTGGAGCCGAAGAGAATTTCGATCTCGAAGTTTCGCCATAAACAACAACATTGGAACTAGAATTAGAATCGTGAGAATTCATGATGTCTGttattaataatttcatacaTCGACCACTATTAGAAAAATGTGTTCTTATAGCATAATCAACGTCTCCACAAGTATATGGCCTTCCTGTGGGTGACAATACAATTGAAGCAACACGAGAACCCGTCATGGATTCAAATTGTTTAGCTTTTTTGAAAAGCCCTTTTCGTCTTTTCGAGAATGTAACCATTCTAGAAGTTTCCTTTATAATTTTCTCGATCTCTATTTTCTTCTTCCCTGTGCCCATTCTCCTAAATTTCCTCTCtgttgttttttttctcttcttccgGGAGTTTATTTTGCTTCGAAAACAAGAAGTTTATTCAGCTTTGAAATTAAGAATTTGGGGTAGATATATATAGTTGTTACAGGAGACATTGAAAATCAGACACCTTTTAGGTAAGGATTTCTAAAGCTATAAAAATTAGTagtttcttattgaaattattttattttttttccatagtTGGTTTCCTGATTTTCTTGTGAATTAACTTTTCCAGAGCctgttatatttttttcctaatttgtttATTTACCATTCTCTACTAACAAGGAATGTTGATTGAAATTCTATTAATGTTAAGAAAGTTCAATGGCCGAACGAGCAAAACCAGTGATTCTTTATTCACCCTCGACGTCGAGATCTCTTCTCCGGTGCTAGATCGGCAATGGTGGTTGGAGTGACAGGGCAATTActcttgaattttatttatccTAATTCCTCGCAAGATTTTCTTTTTAGGAAAATGTTttgaattgattaataaaagtttagagctctataaatagagaacgaatatttgtaatttttgtcACAAATTTGATATGTTATCATTTGTGTGAATATGTCATATATTTAGTGAATTAGTTAAATCGTTTCTTTCTGTATTTcgtatattcatatttatagtggattgtgGGTCACAAACTTGATACGCTATCACTTGTGAACCTGTCATATATTTCGAGTGAATTAGTTAAGGTTGTTTCTGTATATTtcgtactctcatatttattaCAGTGAATTGCTCATCTCGTTTGTAGATGTAAGTCAATTAATCGAATCACCTTAAATAATCCTTTTATATATTTCTCGTTTATCTTTCTTATTCATAGTCTTTCGAGATTTTCTTTCGTAGCTTTCgatacacctgcttatttcaaTCCTAATAATTACATGATGAtggtgaagaaaaaagaaagaagaataatACGGCATCGGAGAGGAGCAGCACCGGCAGAGATACTACCACTCTCTTCGATTTCGACGACAGCAGAGCCATGAGAGTGGTTAGATTTATATGTGTTTCAGTATTTGTACCATCTGTTTATCAGCTTATacattttactttctttttcctATTGCAATGTCTATATGGTTGAATAAAATATCACAATCCATTAATATTAACTTGTTTTCTTGGGCGATTTgaggaaaatttttaataataatgatcaTTGGTGAAGTATTTTTAATacatcataaataatataaaatttattttattatgaatggtgtttcttttttcatcctaattctattattttattatatatatatatataataaaataagtaaagatGACTTAAAACTAAATCAGCAACGATTAGACAAGATAAAAATgactcaaaataaataaaaaatcgaaTTGTATCCTCTTGCCTAGAAGGCAAAGATTTACCTTCGTGGAAAGGATGATTCATTCGGATCAACAACTCTcccctactttttatttttttattttaaagtcatttcaatttaactttttaattttaactaaaaagCTACTTacttttttaagtcaatttaaaTGAGCTCGCAATTGCAAGCTTTTAAGgagttaattttttatgaaaaaataacttgaatagtacctttaaataaataattactaattttagcaataatttttatttattaccatttatagcaatatatatcagTACTAtgataaatctgtaatatgatataaaataaaatacgtatgcaatatatttgctttataattgttttaaaatatattagaatTGTGTGATAATAAACTAAAACATTGTACTATAAGTTTATTAGAATTTGTGATAAATATATTCTGAAACTACAATAACGAAACATCAATTTTAGaacttttttgataaatatgattgttgacacccaatttttgacccgcgtcggtataagttaattatcgagcttcgtgagttttccaaattatttaaagttaattGGTTTTATAAATCCTGCGAAAAtaagatatatgtatatacatatatgtatacacatatatgtatatgtatatgtgtgcaTCTTAAGGCTTCCTTTCCTCATCCCAACCCAATTCAGACCCAACAGCCCATTtcccttttgtttattttcagcCCAAATCCCTTTTATTTTAACCCAACCCATTTCCCAACCCGGCCCCATCCTTTTTCCCTTACCCGCTCCGACCCGTTTCACCCCTTCTCTTCTTCCCCACACGACCCCATTCCCAGGAAGAACAGCACCCCCCACGCGACCCCCTCCCCACGCTCTCTCCTCGCTCTCTCCCTTCCTCTCATCCTCTCCCCGCGTCTCCCCCACGCTCGCTCTCTCCTTCCCCTCTCGACAGAAACCCATAATTCCCCAGAAATCACGCGAAAAAACAGAGAGACTCCAACAACCCCGCGTCTCTCCCCACACTCTTCTCCCTTCCCCTTCGCGTGAACGAGACGGAATGGCAGAGACCCATATCCTATCAAGAAAGTCTGCGAAACGTCGTAGTCGCCCTCGCCACACGCATCGTTCCTTGATGGGTTTGACCCAAAGAGAAAATTCAAGTTTCAAACTCGTCGTTCCCGCCCTCCCTCTTCCGAAAACCCTATATAAACCCCTTTCGTCCTCAAGAAAGGGGGTGGGGGGGATTTTTTTAGCGTTAGCAATTcttggttaaaaaaaaatttcagaaagATTTGGCTTCCCTTTTACGTTGGTTAGGCGATTCGATTCAAAATTTCGAAAAGGATTCTGTTACTTCGATCTGTTGTTGAGCGATTAAGTTGGAAGATCTTTCAAGGAAACAAGGTTCTGTTTTCCCGTCCGTGGTAACAAAAACGAAAGAGAATATATTTTGGCCCTTTCCCGTTTGCTGTAGACGAACGGAACCTTCAAATCGCGAAAGAGACTTTCAAAGATTGAAAGTCCCTTGTGCTGCAATCACCACCCGCTGGTTCGTTCGAGTGGTGGAGGTCGTCATCTGTTGTTGTTCGTACTGTCCCTGTCGCTGCTCCGAAAGAGGTACTTTTTCCagtttttatcaattttctttaTGGAGTTCGAGTCGTTGTTTTGAGTTGCTGTGATAATGAGATATTGTACCCCTGTTTGTTGGCTTAATCTGCAAGGTCTTGCGCGATGTTTCCGTTTGTTTTTTCTTTCGTCGGTTATTTCATTTCTGTTGCGTTTGCTCGTTTTGCACTGCTCATCTGCTTGTTGTGAGTTTGTCATGGCGTAGATTTCATCGTATGGGTCTTGACTTAGTTCCGTTTTGGAAAGCCATCGCTTGAATATTAGTTGTCTTGCTTTGGCATTCTGTTTCGAACCTAGCCTTCGTAAATTTTGTCTTCTGTTTTGTTAAGTAGGGAGTTTTCGTGATACATTAATGTCTCAAACGTTTGCCAAAGTGAGTGAATTCCCATCTTTCCCTTTTGTAGTCTTTACGATGACAAGGTtgtgttgaaattttttttattttttttgtttcgttGAGTTTAGGTTTAGTCTGGTGGTCAAGAAATGGCTGTCTACGTTCATGTCTTCTTTCAGAATGATCCCATGAGCATGCGCCCCCCTTTTATATATCCCCTCTTTGTATTACATATGTGTACCTATTGATGTGTGAGTTTGAAGCCAACCCTCCCGCATCTATTGTCCAGTAGTCGTGTCAACGGGTAGAGTGTTTAACTAACAGAGGATGGTATATATATGCTGTGCATATGATGTTGTGTTATTTGTTGGTCGGCTTTGATGCTTTGCTGCTAATCAGTACTGGAGTAGCTCTGTCTTATCGAATTTTATTGTTCTATCAAAATACTAACTTCGTACTTGCCTCTTTCCTTTGCACGCAAAAATCCGTCCGAGTTTCATCACGAACTCACACTCCCCCCTTTGCATTCTGGAGGAGTCGTAAAGACTCATGCTTTCTTCCATCGAGTCAAGCCTTGAAACCAACGAGGAGATCCCGGAGTTAAGGAGATTGGAGAAATTTGAAGAAATAGATTAGAAATTTCTTTACTttacatttttgtattttgtttttgtaatgggcataagccctctTGTTTTGCTTTTCTCGCATTTTATTTCGTAtattagattaggacaggtgaaTGGGTTAAAAACCCAAAAATCAGGTGGGTTCGAGTTTCGGCCAAGGCGAACAGCATCCGAAACTTGGACCcgaatctctctctctctccctctttattatttgtttatgttatttttttggaatGTCGTATAGTCTAGGATTAGAAACTCCAAACCCCGCCGAACGCCTTCTATTTTATCAGgattaaaactaaaactaaaatatcaAAGATGGATGTTTAAGTTTGAAAATTGCTTAGAGTAAAAAGTTTAAAAGGTTTAACCTTAATggaattttaaaatgataagcGTGGAAAAACTTGTAACCTGTTTGGATGAAATTCTAAAGAAATTTGACTTTGGAATAGATCCACAAATTACAATTTAGATAACAAATGTTTCAAATTTGTAAAGTTCGGCTAAGAAATTTTGGTAAAGTTTAAACTTCGATTtgtaaaagttaaaataaatagtcaaaTAGTTAGTCGCTGGAAAACCGCGTTTAACGGAGTATCTTAGGTGccttaaacaccttcctaagatactaataggaatcccgaacccttaaaatgtttcaaaacaatttttctgtttaagttgtttagaaacgaagttttcttgatttttcttaaaaattaagtggcgactcctaaaagtctaaaaaacaaactcttttcgaaaatcaccctttttcgataaaacaatgATTTGAATCACTATAATAATATagataaatgaagaaaaaacttttttttatttaaaatagtgataaattatacctaaatgaattaatattttctacaaaaaaaaaacaaataataatatatgtctTTTCGTTTAAGATGATACTAATAAGTTGAGttgactaaaaaaaaaaacaacataatttactttttttttcttaatttaatcaaatagTTTCTAGAAACcaaattattttagtattattacttataattgaaaaaaaaaacaataattctGAACTATTACTTTCCATTGTAcaacacttaaaaataataattaaatcaaacagtaaacaaatatgaatgaaaaaaacACGTCTCTTCATTTAAGAGTCGAGATGTTATATGATttaaattaatagaaaatagacaaataaaaagaCATGTTTTCtcgtttaaaataaattgacgATAATTATagagaaaagggtcaaaaataaaagtagtcctaattttaatttattaatcgaAAAAAAGGCTTAAAATATCTttgaagtattaaaaataatacaaattattCTCATCTTGTAAATCCGATCCAGTACTCAAATTGGACTAGCGGCGAACCGATGGCAAGATTTCAATTTGCCGCGGGTCCAATTTGATATCCGTTAGGCATATAACACATTACTTTGAAAAGTGAACTATTTAACAGTGAAATTGGTAAAGCAAAAACAAATGATATTCACAAGCGTAGCATCAATTttgaaaatacaataacaaaataattgatttataaaattcGCTCAATGCTCATTCATATGataaatctaaataattaaaatcat is part of the Solanum lycopersicum chromosome 1, SLM_r2.1 genome and harbors:
- the LOC101257514 gene encoding agamous-like MADS-box protein AGL28; protein product: MGTGKKKIEIEKIIKETSRMVTFSKRRKGLFKKAKQFESMTGSRVASIVLSPTGRPYTCGDVDYAIRTHFSNSGRCMKLLITDIMNSHDSNSSSNVVVYGETSRSKFSSAPKKNSLHNWVKRIDVEQCQNLNWLLMLKQQLEGTKEKIGEDVESFKAFFV